Proteins encoded in a region of the Nitrospira sp. genome:
- a CDS encoding (2Fe-2S) ferredoxin domain-containing protein — protein sequence MPKPKYHILVCTNSRPPGHPKPSCGSAGAAQLLMAFNMGLMQRSVPPGEVLVSATGCLGPCEQGPTVVVYPDNTWYSKVTEADVVTILDEHVAKGTPAATLNPDSVWK from the coding sequence ATGCCGAAACCAAAATATCATATTCTTGTCTGTACCAATTCCCGTCCCCCCGGCCACCCCAAACCGTCTTGCGGGTCGGCCGGTGCTGCGCAGCTGCTGATGGCCTTCAACATGGGACTGATGCAGCGATCCGTCCCACCCGGAGAAGTCCTCGTGAGCGCCACAGGTTGCCTCGGCCCCTGTGAGCAGGGCCCGACGGTCGTCGTCTATCCGGACAACACCTGGTATTCCAAGGTCACTGAGGCGGACGTCGTCACCATTCTTGATGAACATGTCGCGAAAGGAACACCGGCAGCGACGCTGAATCCGGATTCCGTGTGGAAATAA
- a CDS encoding DsbA family protein, producing MTASRAMVEMTLVAVVSCAALLSSPAFGQSTASTPDPTWRQSVEHVIESYIRSHPEMIEQTLQALEAKRQDKAQTSVKQAIVAHQSELLHDPASPVSGDPAGDVTVIEFFDYRCGFCKRVAGSVTQLQKDDARVRIVYKDFPILGHDSIQAAKAALASRAQGRHQAFHEALLAAKGDLSKEHVLQIASEVGLDAKRLETDMDKPEWLTIIERNRELANDLRVTGTPAFVVGNELVPGAVDLPVLKALVARARTRASH from the coding sequence GTGACAGCGTCTCGGGCTATGGTGGAGATGACCCTGGTGGCCGTGGTCTCTTGTGCCGCCTTGCTCTCCTCACCGGCCTTCGGGCAGTCCACGGCCTCAACGCCCGACCCAACATGGCGGCAATCGGTCGAACACGTGATCGAGTCGTACATTCGGTCACATCCCGAGATGATTGAGCAGACGCTTCAGGCGTTGGAGGCAAAACGCCAAGACAAAGCACAAACGAGTGTGAAACAGGCGATCGTCGCGCATCAGAGCGAATTGCTGCACGATCCCGCATCGCCGGTGAGCGGCGATCCGGCCGGTGACGTCACGGTGATCGAATTCTTCGACTATCGCTGCGGATTCTGCAAACGGGTCGCCGGCTCCGTCACGCAGTTGCAGAAAGACGACGCGCGCGTGCGCATTGTCTACAAGGACTTTCCCATCTTAGGTCATGACTCGATACAAGCGGCGAAAGCGGCGTTGGCGTCCCGGGCACAAGGCCGGCATCAAGCGTTTCATGAAGCCCTCCTCGCGGCGAAAGGCGATCTATCGAAGGAGCATGTGCTTCAGATCGCGAGCGAGGTGGGCTTGGATGCCAAGAGACTGGAAACGGACATGGATAAACCTGAATGGCTCACGATCATTGAACGTAACCGGGAGCTGGCCAATGATTTACGCGTCACGGGCACCCCGGCATTCGTCGTGGGCAACGAGTTAGTGCCCGGTGCCGTTGATCTGCCGGTGCTCAAGGCTCTCGTCGCACGAGCCCGCACGCGAGCATCACACTGA
- a CDS encoding CBS domain-containing protein — protein sequence MPTVSQIANKSPKSIGLKMSIASAARTMRQARVGSLLVKKGKQLVGIVTDTDIVRRAVASGKPLGKLTVEKIMTAPICTIEGSETVDDAQDMMAELGVRHLGVTKNDEIIGVVSVRDLLRHYKRYAQSKISTEGIYEEPKITQD from the coding sequence ATGCCTACAGTTAGTCAAATTGCGAACAAGAGTCCAAAGTCCATCGGACTGAAGATGTCGATTGCCAGTGCAGCCAGGACAATGCGCCAGGCTCGTGTGGGATCGCTGTTGGTAAAAAAAGGCAAACAATTGGTCGGAATTGTAACGGACACCGATATCGTGCGCCGTGCGGTCGCGAGCGGCAAACCATTGGGCAAGTTGACGGTCGAGAAAATCATGACGGCGCCGATTTGCACGATTGAGGGGAGTGAGACGGTCGATGATGCCCAAGACATGATGGCTGAATTGGGTGTGCGCCATCTGGGCGTCACCAAAAACGACGAGATCATCGGCGTCGTCTCCGTGCGCGATCTGCTGCGGCATTACAAGCGGTACGCTCAGTCGAAGATTTCGACAGAAGGGATCTACGAGGAGCCGAAGATTACTCAGGATTGA
- a CDS encoding HNH endonuclease: MEMTLLLNATYEPLRVVHWQKAIALLWQGKVEVLEVYDREIHGISLSIKLPAVMRLLKLVKLKDSHRAVKFSRINIFTRDGYCCQYCNHRFRTEELTFDHVVPIAKGGKKTWENIVTACWRCNNRKSGRTPEEAGMRLKKRPMKPRWSPVITITIGIRNTPESWRDYLYWNLELDADPADT, encoded by the coding sequence ATGGAAATGACCCTCCTGCTCAATGCGACCTATGAACCCCTGCGGGTCGTACATTGGCAAAAAGCGATCGCGCTTCTCTGGCAAGGGAAAGTCGAAGTCTTGGAGGTATACGACAGGGAGATCCATGGGATTTCCCTATCGATCAAACTTCCAGCCGTGATGCGGCTGCTGAAACTGGTTAAACTGAAAGACAGTCATCGTGCCGTCAAGTTTTCCCGCATCAATATTTTTACGCGAGACGGGTACTGTTGCCAATACTGTAATCACAGGTTTCGGACGGAAGAGCTGACGTTTGATCATGTCGTGCCCATCGCCAAGGGTGGGAAAAAGACATGGGAAAATATCGTGACTGCCTGCTGGCGATGCAACAATCGGAAGAGTGGGCGTACACCGGAAGAGGCAGGCATGAGGTTAAAAAAGCGGCCCATGAAACCTCGATGGAGCCCCGTCATTACTATTACCATCGGCATTCGCAACACACCGGAAAGCTGGCGTGATTATCTCTATTGGAATCTGGAGCTCGATGCAGATCCAGCCGATACGTAA
- a CDS encoding Rieske 2Fe-2S domain-containing protein, protein MGRTDEEMTMMNDFVKVAFTHEIPPGTGRTVEVDGICVAVFNVDGNFYAVDNSCPHAGGPLGEGKLCEAVVECPWHGWKFSVISGERVGNPNFQVACCKVQIQGDEVQIAIPPVLRGPA, encoded by the coding sequence ATGGGGCGGACCGATGAAGAGATGACCATGATGAACGATTTCGTCAAAGTGGCCTTCACACACGAGATTCCACCCGGCACGGGACGAACCGTGGAAGTCGACGGGATTTGTGTTGCGGTCTTCAACGTGGATGGAAATTTTTATGCGGTCGATAACTCCTGTCCCCACGCGGGCGGTCCACTCGGAGAAGGGAAACTGTGCGAGGCGGTTGTCGAATGCCCCTGGCACGGCTGGAAATTCAGTGTCATTTCAGGAGAACGAGTCGGCAACCCGAACTTCCAAGTCGCGTGCTGCAAGGTTCAGATCCAAGGCGATGAAGTTCAGATCGCCATTCCACCGGTTCTCAGAGGACCGGCTTAA
- a CDS encoding gamma-glutamylcyclotransferase, giving the protein MKFFLYGDLLNPSQLKRRAPEHRFLYLATLSDHTVKFCRWSSQWRCGLVSIVPSPGERTWGGVFEVTDEDVNIMDQFEQDVPQGAYRHLQVTVSAASGEKELVTTYAANPIGKFKPKDHYLDWVLKGLKQWKFPEEVIQEWESYRPR; this is encoded by the coding sequence ATGAAGTTCTTTTTGTACGGTGATCTCCTCAATCCCTCACAACTCAAGCGGCGAGCCCCCGAACACAGATTTCTCTATCTCGCGACCCTGTCGGACCATACCGTCAAATTTTGCCGATGGTCGTCACAATGGCGGTGCGGACTCGTCAGTATCGTGCCTTCACCAGGCGAAAGGACCTGGGGCGGCGTGTTTGAAGTAACGGACGAAGACGTGAACATCATGGATCAGTTTGAGCAGGACGTGCCGCAAGGAGCGTACCGCCACCTCCAAGTCACCGTCTCGGCAGCGAGCGGAGAAAAAGAACTCGTCACCACCTACGCAGCAAACCCGATCGGGAAGTTTAAGCCCAAAGACCACTATCTGGACTGGGTGCTCAAAGGGCTCAAACAGTGGAAGTTTCCGGAGGAAGTGATCCAGGAGTGGGAGTCGTATCGGCCTCGCTAA
- a CDS encoding MogA/MoaB family molybdenum cofactor biosynthesis protein: MTTPSHQEHKDHAPSSIGCVVITCSDTRTPETDSSGRLIQKLLEGQGHSVAAYHIVRDEPEQIQFRIAQSTANEEVRVIIVNGGTGISRRDSTFEALDGMLQKRLDGFGEIFRLLTYQEIGPSAMMSRATAGIIDGRVLFSIPGSENAVRLAMEKLILPELGHLVRELTK, from the coding sequence ATGACCACACCAAGCCATCAGGAGCACAAGGACCATGCTCCCAGCTCAATCGGGTGCGTCGTCATCACTTGTAGCGATACCCGTACGCCTGAAACCGACAGCAGCGGACGACTGATTCAGAAATTGCTTGAAGGGCAAGGCCATAGTGTCGCCGCCTATCATATCGTCAGGGACGAGCCGGAGCAGATTCAGTTTCGGATCGCTCAAAGCACAGCCAATGAGGAAGTGCGGGTCATCATCGTCAACGGTGGCACAGGAATCTCGCGACGCGATTCGACCTTCGAGGCTCTGGACGGAATGTTACAAAAGCGGCTCGATGGATTCGGCGAAATCTTTCGGTTGCTCACCTATCAAGAGATCGGGCCATCAGCCATGATGAGCCGGGCCACTGCCGGCATTATCGACGGTCGCGTGCTTTTCTCCATCCCCGGCTCGGAAAACGCCGTCCGCCTCGCGATGGAAAAACTCATCCTTCCAGAGCTGGGCCACCTGGTCAGAGAACTCACAAAATAG
- a CDS encoding response regulator → MTSSTIDIVEAKIVPNIELLPKDRTILEQGAMAFRPFGLDEQGQTIRDLSGVSIRAVTVFLEKLVTSEGRASAGKEASEELCRLLNDRIKDPVYHVTPEFLRNPWNSYSYEFTSYLYEFCERISGDPRFAFKAGAEKVSPIMLALTRPFSLSQIYTMFPYFGNKFTSGSVEFRVVEVTSSTAAVGMRFTDRTLRQFGPYRRRCACLVCQSAQGIMVAMADRIHGLAQAEAIETSCIGNDDEWCQWTIRWQEESRYRKRFWRVTSPLEQTRPTRLSSESVVGGESAQEAQTSAETRVEPSPHVQQSVTWFLWGGLLGVALMAGVGVLNPAVSLGEVLLVGLCPILAVGIMVNRRLLRESERREALIQEQITFVESRHEELREAYLEQEQMRVELRRKVAQLTALHRAGLSFGSTFERDALLHQVLEALTHELNYNSAMVSMFDPCENSVQHIRLIGAPREVETFAQSCRIPITDRESPEGTVALQGRPLLVKDIESIRHSLHPLNQRLAELSGTKALVVVPIKTKDRIWGMLTVDRSHNQSVTEDDLELMTTVASQVSIALDNASAYQQIEAWNQGLEAKVKERTEALERADRLRAQFLSHVSHELRTPLTSIKGFIQNLLDGLTGPLNEKQQRYLVRMSENSDRLVRMIEDLLDRTRIETGRLEVHPADVELEPCLAEVIEQLKPLAQAKQHALEFRCADTEVIVWADRDRLIQTVVNLVQNAIKFTPPGGTVSVACELPNHRRATVLVRDSGPGIAPEYLDKIFEPFFRIQQGQRTAPKGLGLGLSIVKTLVELQGGEVAARNRPEGGAELSFTIPIHAVKEPLLLESHFRGQHILVVDDDVDIQQLLHDRLKAGGYRTSAAFDGRQALTILQSQEFDGMILDIGIGQVDGLEVLRRVRLTNQYLPIIMITASGSQELAVRAIGLGAQAYLLKPFDADQLQETMERWFRRA, encoded by the coding sequence ATGACAAGCAGCACGATCGACATCGTCGAAGCCAAGATCGTCCCGAACATCGAACTCCTACCAAAAGATCGAACCATTCTTGAGCAAGGCGCAATGGCCTTTCGCCCGTTCGGTTTGGATGAACAGGGTCAAACAATCCGAGACCTCAGCGGCGTCAGCATCAGAGCGGTGACGGTCTTTTTAGAGAAGTTGGTCACGTCGGAAGGACGCGCGTCTGCTGGAAAAGAAGCAAGCGAGGAGTTGTGCCGCCTCTTGAATGACCGCATCAAGGATCCCGTCTATCACGTGACTCCGGAATTCTTGAGGAACCCCTGGAACAGTTACTCGTACGAATTCACCTCGTATTTGTATGAGTTCTGTGAACGGATCTCGGGCGACCCCCGCTTTGCCTTCAAAGCGGGGGCGGAAAAGGTGTCTCCCATCATGCTGGCCCTGACTCGTCCCTTTTCCCTGTCGCAGATCTACACGATGTTTCCCTACTTTGGGAATAAGTTTACGTCTGGATCTGTCGAGTTCCGCGTGGTGGAAGTCACGAGCAGTACGGCTGCGGTGGGGATGCGGTTCACTGACCGGACGCTTCGACAGTTCGGGCCCTACCGCAGGCGCTGTGCTTGCCTAGTCTGTCAGTCTGCCCAGGGCATCATGGTCGCAATGGCTGATCGCATCCACGGTCTCGCCCAGGCGGAAGCGATCGAGACCTCTTGCATCGGCAATGATGATGAATGGTGCCAGTGGACGATTCGATGGCAGGAAGAGAGCCGGTATCGGAAGCGATTCTGGCGAGTGACATCACCCCTTGAACAGACACGACCGACTCGACTGAGCAGTGAGTCGGTCGTCGGCGGAGAGAGTGCCCAAGAGGCACAGACTTCGGCAGAGACCCGTGTCGAGCCTTCGCCCCATGTGCAGCAGAGTGTTACATGGTTTTTATGGGGAGGGCTGTTGGGTGTTGCTCTCATGGCGGGAGTCGGTGTGCTCAATCCGGCGGTGAGTCTCGGCGAGGTGTTGTTAGTCGGATTGTGCCCGATCCTCGCTGTGGGCATCATGGTCAATCGACGGCTTCTTCGTGAGAGCGAGCGACGCGAGGCCTTGATCCAAGAGCAGATTACATTCGTCGAATCCAGGCATGAGGAATTGCGCGAAGCCTATTTGGAACAAGAGCAGATGCGGGTGGAGCTGCGCCGGAAAGTGGCCCAACTCACGGCGCTTCATCGAGCTGGGCTCTCATTCGGCTCGACCTTCGAGCGAGATGCTCTCTTGCATCAGGTGTTGGAAGCCTTGACGCACGAGCTCAACTACAACAGCGCCATGGTGTCCATGTTTGATCCCTGTGAAAATTCCGTCCAACATATCCGTCTGATCGGCGCGCCTCGGGAGGTTGAAACGTTCGCCCAGTCCTGTCGGATTCCAATCACCGATCGCGAGAGTCCAGAGGGGACAGTGGCCCTTCAAGGACGCCCCCTGTTGGTCAAGGATATCGAGTCGATACGGCACAGCCTTCATCCCCTCAATCAACGCTTAGCCGAATTGAGCGGGACCAAAGCCTTGGTCGTGGTTCCCATCAAGACCAAAGACCGTATCTGGGGGATGTTGACGGTCGATCGCTCGCACAATCAAAGCGTGACGGAAGACGATTTGGAACTGATGACGACGGTTGCGAGTCAAGTCTCTATTGCCTTGGATAACGCGTCAGCCTACCAGCAGATCGAAGCGTGGAATCAAGGGTTGGAGGCCAAAGTAAAAGAGCGCACCGAAGCCCTTGAGCGGGCCGACCGGTTGCGTGCGCAATTCCTCTCTCATGTGTCCCATGAATTGAGAACACCGCTTACCTCCATCAAGGGATTCATACAAAATCTGCTGGATGGACTGACCGGACCGTTGAACGAAAAGCAGCAGCGGTATCTTGTGCGTATGTCAGAAAACTCTGATCGGCTGGTTCGTATGATCGAGGATCTTCTCGATCGCACCCGTATCGAGACCGGGCGCTTGGAAGTGCATCCGGCCGATGTCGAGCTCGAACCTTGTCTTGCCGAGGTGATCGAGCAACTGAAGCCGCTGGCTCAAGCAAAACAACACGCACTGGAATTCCGTTGTGCCGACACCGAAGTCATCGTATGGGCGGATCGCGATCGTTTGATTCAGACGGTCGTCAATCTGGTGCAAAACGCCATCAAGTTCACCCCGCCGGGCGGAACCGTGTCGGTCGCCTGCGAGTTGCCGAATCACCGCAGGGCAACCGTTCTGGTTCGGGACTCGGGGCCCGGTATTGCTCCGGAATACCTTGACAAGATTTTTGAGCCGTTCTTCCGCATCCAACAAGGCCAGCGCACGGCTCCCAAAGGGTTGGGACTTGGACTTTCAATCGTGAAAACGCTGGTGGAGTTGCAAGGAGGAGAGGTGGCGGCTCGTAATCGACCAGAGGGCGGCGCAGAACTATCCTTCACGATTCCGATCCATGCCGTGAAGGAGCCACTGTTACTTGAGTCGCATTTCAGAGGCCAACACATCTTGGTTGTGGATGATGATGTCGACATTCAGCAACTGCTTCATGACCGGCTGAAGGCAGGCGGGTACCGGACATCCGCGGCGTTCGACGGCCGCCAAGCACTGACGATTCTCCAATCACAGGAGTTCGATGGGATGATTCTCGATATTGGAATCGGTCAGGTCGACGGCCTGGAGGTGCTACGACGGGTGCGCCTCACGAATCAATACCTTCCTATCATCATGATTACGGCGTCGGGATCCCAGGAACTCGCCGTGAGGGCCATCGGGTTGGGAGCCCAGGCCTACCTGCTCAAGCCATTCGACGCGGACCAGCTTCAGGAAACCATGGAGCGGTGGTTCCGACGTGCATGA
- a CDS encoding outer membrane protein transport protein, whose product MHWGLAFLTLVLISYSSSSVSAQVPRVYGQGSAASGMGNAFAAQADDPSALHYNPAGMAQLRGVQTMAGLTFVGGTTDFTSPTGISVTGDHNGAFAWPGPGHAYITANLQGLGVSLLEKLTVGVGVNTPFGSVMRWPDDGPFRTVTTFTALPMFDIKPTFAYQLLPNLSIGVGADIYTFASFFGEGQAERQLISPGGLAPAGSQLEVNGKGTAPGFNIGALYTALRNGEGQPVANVAVVYRSQATLHLDGALLVNGVKVQDATTTLVLPQVITGGIALWPVRNTAREWKVELNVDYVGWKSVQNLDIHLANGTVIPQPQNWTGTYDILIGTEYRWMKIDRLPGWEIALRGGYTYQQAQVPDLNFNPGVPSADLHVISTGVGLHCRRNGSFFGLIPCGSLGVGSVKARLVGVDLSYQTFFYEPRTISGNTGPRAVVNGLYNTTLYAGALSVRVSF is encoded by the coding sequence GTGCATTGGGGGCTCGCGTTTCTGACTCTTGTCCTTATCTCTTACAGTTCATCCTCTGTATCAGCTCAAGTCCCCCGCGTCTATGGACAGGGATCGGCTGCGTCCGGGATGGGTAATGCCTTCGCCGCGCAAGCAGACGATCCTTCGGCTCTTCATTACAACCCAGCTGGGATGGCGCAGCTTCGGGGAGTGCAAACGATGGCCGGCTTAACCTTCGTTGGAGGGACTACCGACTTTACAAGTCCGACCGGGATCTCGGTCACGGGGGACCATAATGGCGCCTTCGCATGGCCTGGTCCAGGCCATGCCTATATCACAGCGAATCTCCAAGGCCTTGGTGTTTCCCTGCTCGAGAAACTGACGGTAGGGGTAGGGGTGAACACCCCCTTTGGCTCGGTGATGAGATGGCCTGATGACGGTCCCTTCCGAACCGTGACCACATTTACCGCATTGCCCATGTTCGACATCAAGCCCACCTTTGCGTATCAACTGCTCCCAAACCTCTCGATCGGTGTGGGAGCGGACATCTATACCTTTGCGAGTTTCTTCGGCGAAGGGCAGGCAGAACGGCAGTTGATCTCGCCTGGCGGATTGGCGCCCGCTGGAAGCCAACTCGAAGTTAACGGAAAAGGCACGGCTCCTGGATTTAACATTGGAGCATTGTATACGGCACTCCGGAATGGAGAGGGGCAACCGGTGGCGAACGTCGCCGTGGTCTACAGAAGCCAAGCGACGCTCCACCTGGACGGGGCCTTGTTGGTCAACGGTGTGAAGGTCCAAGATGCGACGACGACGTTGGTGTTGCCTCAGGTGATTACAGGTGGAATCGCGCTATGGCCGGTTCGGAACACAGCACGGGAGTGGAAAGTCGAATTGAACGTGGACTATGTGGGTTGGAAATCGGTCCAAAATCTGGATATCCATCTGGCTAACGGAACCGTCATTCCGCAACCACAAAATTGGACGGGCACCTACGATATTTTGATCGGGACGGAGTATCGATGGATGAAGATCGATCGGCTGCCTGGCTGGGAAATCGCGCTACGCGGCGGCTATACCTACCAGCAAGCGCAGGTACCGGACCTCAATTTCAATCCCGGGGTTCCATCGGCCGATCTGCATGTCATTTCAACCGGTGTTGGGTTGCACTGTCGGAGAAATGGATCATTCTTTGGCCTGATACCCTGTGGTAGTTTGGGCGTAGGATCGGTAAAAGCAAGACTGGTCGGCGTGGACTTGTCGTACCAGACGTTCTTTTATGAGCCGCGAACGATTTCTGGAAATACAGGGCCTCGTGCCGTGGTGAATGGACTCTACAATACCACCCTGTACGCGGGCGCATTGTCTGTCCGAGTCAGTTTCTGA
- a CDS encoding MTH1187 family thiamine-binding protein has protein sequence MVLLEFSMSPLGKGESVGKYVARSLDIIDRSGVAYRLNPMGTVLEGEWEQVFSVVQQCYERMKKDCNRVSCTIKVDYRKGYSGRLQSKVASVEKKLKRSVKQ, from the coding sequence ATGGTTCTACTGGAATTCAGCATGTCGCCCTTGGGAAAAGGCGAGAGTGTCGGGAAATATGTGGCCCGTTCCCTCGATATTATTGATAGGAGCGGAGTCGCGTATCGATTGAACCCGATGGGAACGGTCTTAGAAGGCGAATGGGAGCAAGTCTTCTCCGTGGTGCAGCAATGCTATGAGCGGATGAAAAAGGATTGCAACCGCGTTTCCTGTACGATCAAAGTCGACTACCGAAAGGGCTATTCCGGGCGTCTCCAGAGCAAGGTTGCCAGCGTCGAAAAGAAGCTCAAACGATCAGTTAAACAATAA
- a CDS encoding zinc-binding dehydrogenase, with translation MKVVLFREHGGPDKLLYEELPMPKIGPQDVLIRVKACALNHLDIWVRQGSPAYAVPLPHVGGSDVAGTVEQVGTHVEGIAVGTPVFVSPGISCWNCEFCLAGRDNMCRTYNLLGARMHGGYAEYVKVPFRNVLPIPENMTFEQAAAFPLVSVTASHMLFALAGLQSGETVLVMGAGSGVGMMAGQLAKLAGARVITTVGSDDKIPKAVVLGADAVIDHSKEKVSERIKLLTEGRGVDVVVEHIGPEVWDSCLESLAKGGRLITCGATTGGDVKLDLRYLYSRQLTIKGSYMGTRAELVKAAELMGRKRLTAVIDRTFPLSEARAAQELMNSRKFFGKIVLVC, from the coding sequence ATGAAGGTGGTACTTTTTCGCGAACATGGTGGGCCGGACAAGCTCTTGTACGAAGAGCTGCCGATGCCGAAGATCGGTCCGCAAGACGTGTTGATTCGGGTGAAGGCCTGCGCGCTGAACCATCTCGATATTTGGGTCAGGCAGGGGAGTCCTGCCTATGCCGTTCCCTTGCCCCATGTGGGAGGATCGGACGTCGCCGGGACTGTTGAACAAGTGGGGACCCATGTCGAAGGCATCGCTGTCGGAACACCAGTCTTTGTGTCACCCGGTATCAGTTGCTGGAATTGCGAGTTCTGCTTGGCTGGGCGGGACAATATGTGCCGAACGTACAACCTTTTGGGAGCCAGGATGCATGGCGGCTATGCCGAGTATGTGAAGGTTCCGTTTCGGAATGTGCTGCCGATACCAGAGAATATGACCTTCGAACAGGCCGCCGCGTTTCCACTTGTTTCCGTCACAGCGTCGCACATGCTGTTTGCGCTGGCCGGGCTCCAGTCTGGAGAAACTGTGCTCGTGATGGGAGCGGGGAGCGGCGTCGGGATGATGGCTGGTCAGTTGGCTAAGCTGGCGGGTGCGCGTGTGATCACCACAGTCGGTTCCGATGACAAGATTCCCAAAGCGGTTGTCTTGGGAGCCGATGCGGTGATCGATCACTCCAAGGAAAAGGTCTCGGAGCGGATCAAATTGCTGACGGAAGGGCGAGGCGTCGATGTGGTTGTCGAACATATCGGACCGGAGGTATGGGACAGCTGTTTGGAGTCGCTCGCAAAAGGCGGCCGGTTGATCACGTGCGGTGCGACCACCGGTGGGGACGTCAAGCTGGACCTTCGTTATCTCTATTCCCGTCAGCTCACGATCAAGGGGTCGTATATGGGCACGAGGGCTGAACTTGTGAAAGCGGCGGAACTCATGGGCCGGAAACGATTGACCGCCGTGATCGATCGTACGTTTCCACTGTCGGAGGCCCGTGCAGCACAAGAACTGATGAACAGCCGGAAGTTTTTCGGTAAGATCGTGCTCGTCTGCTGA
- a CDS encoding bifunctional precorrin-2 dehydrogenase/sirohydrochlorin ferrochelatase: protein MAANPGFPLVLDVRGWPVLVIGGDEEASEKSQRLLESGARVTVLSPTLNEPLRLLAASGKIIHRGRLFRETDLEHAILILNTIRGDRDFAQMLSARAREKRVLLWSVDYPEASSVTMPAVVAVGHVRVAISTSGVAPALSGFMKEDLEQILDAEFIEFVEWLGHLREQAKKNEPDSEKRRALLRDALDGFRFLGKVGYPKVWAERRTEALTNKQSDTEK from the coding sequence ATGGCTGCCAATCCTGGTTTTCCCTTGGTCTTGGACGTGAGAGGCTGGCCGGTTCTGGTCATCGGTGGCGATGAGGAGGCATCGGAAAAATCTCAACGCCTGCTTGAGTCCGGTGCCCGGGTCACGGTGCTCAGTCCTACGCTGAACGAACCGCTACGCCTGCTGGCGGCTTCGGGGAAAATCATCCATCGCGGACGACTGTTTCGGGAAACGGATCTCGAACACGCTATTCTCATTCTCAATACTATTCGAGGCGATCGTGACTTCGCTCAGATGTTGTCGGCCAGAGCCCGAGAAAAGCGCGTACTGCTCTGGTCGGTAGACTACCCGGAGGCAAGCAGCGTCACGATGCCGGCAGTCGTGGCAGTGGGACATGTGCGAGTCGCGATCAGCACAAGTGGAGTGGCACCGGCCCTTTCGGGGTTCATGAAAGAGGATCTGGAACAGATCCTCGATGCAGAATTCATCGAGTTCGTCGAGTGGCTTGGGCATCTGCGTGAGCAGGCCAAGAAGAATGAGCCGGATTCCGAAAAGCGACGGGCACTGCTCCGCGACGCGTTGGACGGGTTTCGTTTCCTCGGCAAGGTAGGATATCCCAAAGTATGGGCAGAGAGGCGCACTGAGGCCCTGACGAACAAACAATCTGATACGGAGAAATAA
- a CDS encoding PhzF family phenazine biosynthesis protein, whose translation MVEQRSLKFYQADVFTSQPFGGNPVAVFPDADGLTDDELQQIAREMNLSETVFVLPPTDPAAVARLRIFTPTQEIPFAGHPVLGTFYVLAQLGKVSTREQVTHVMQECNIGLFPVELHAEQSRVVRVVMSQPKPEFLDPIDAIDDVYLVGGALGLPKHVIADMKWPLQVVSTGLPVLIVPVRTLTAVRSINPDASAITNVCERFGANGIMVFTTVTVESFASVHARMFAPKIGILEDPATGSAGGALGAYLVQNGVVEVGPRTDILVEQGYEIDRPSRILVQVESDDDVIQGVKVGGQCVMVVEGVLKF comes from the coding sequence ATGGTTGAGCAACGGTCTCTCAAATTCTACCAGGCCGACGTCTTTACCTCTCAACCGTTCGGGGGTAACCCGGTGGCGGTTTTCCCCGACGCGGATGGACTGACAGACGACGAGCTGCAACAGATTGCGCGGGAGATGAATTTGTCGGAAACAGTGTTCGTCTTACCACCGACCGATCCTGCTGCAGTTGCGCGGTTGCGGATCTTTACCCCGACCCAGGAAATTCCCTTTGCCGGCCATCCGGTACTGGGCACATTTTACGTGTTGGCCCAGCTCGGGAAAGTTTCTACTCGGGAACAAGTGACGCATGTCATGCAGGAATGTAATATCGGCCTATTCCCGGTGGAATTGCATGCAGAACAGAGTCGTGTGGTGCGGGTCGTTATGTCTCAACCCAAACCGGAATTTCTCGATCCTATCGACGCGATCGACGATGTGTATTTGGTCGGTGGAGCTCTCGGCTTGCCGAAGCACGTGATCGCCGATATGAAATGGCCCCTCCAAGTCGTGTCGACCGGCTTACCGGTCTTGATCGTGCCGGTGCGAACGTTGACGGCCGTCCGGTCGATCAACCCTGATGCGTCGGCCATCACCAATGTCTGCGAACGGTTTGGGGCCAACGGGATTATGGTCTTCACGACGGTGACGGTTGAATCGTTCGCATCTGTCCACGCGAGGATGTTTGCTCCGAAAATCGGCATCTTGGAGGATCCTGCGACGGGGAGCGCTGGCGGCGCACTTGGAGCGTACCTGGTTCAGAACGGCGTCGTTGAAGTTGGACCGAGGACGGACATCCTTGTTGAACAGGGCTACGAAATCGACCGGCCATCCCGGATTCTGGTGCAAGTTGAGTCGGATGACGATGTGATCCAAGGTGTGAAAGTCGGTGGGCAGTGTGTGATGGTGGTGGAAGGAGTGTTGAAGTTTTGA